From Hugenholtzia roseola DSM 9546, one genomic window encodes:
- a CDS encoding SCP2 sterol-binding domain-containing protein: MSLEAFENRVKKIVGTDSGLGKSVKFDLKGEGVVFVGADSVVSQNDADADCTVKISLADANKMIDGDLNLMAAYMTGKVKVNGDMETAMKVVQLIARRTKEEQI, encoded by the coding sequence ATGAGCTTAGAAGCATTTGAAAATCGCGTTAAAAAAATTGTAGGCACTGATAGTGGCTTAGGCAAAAGCGTAAAATTCGACCTCAAAGGCGAGGGAGTTGTCTTTGTAGGGGCTGATAGTGTTGTTTCTCAAAATGATGCTGATGCTGATTGTACGGTCAAGATTTCACTTGCTGATGCCAATAAGATGATAGACGGCGACTTAAACCTAATGGCTGCCTACATGACGGGCAAGGTCAAAGTCAATGGCGACATGGAAACGGCAATGAAGGTAGTCCAACTGATTGCACGCCGCACCAAAGAGGAGCAAATCTAA
- a CDS encoding glycosyltransferase family 2 protein, with the protein MQKKIAVVILNFNGEKWLEKFLPSVCLHSPQAEVVVADNASTDASLDFVRKNFQKVVLIALEKNYGFAEGYNQALEKIKGNFEYYLLLNSDVEVSPNWLVPILEKLDQNKNYAALQPKILAYHQPDTFEHAGAAGGFIDTWGFPFCRGRIFETVEKDQQQYDDTRPLFWASGAAMAIRSELFHRLGGFDGDFFAHMEEIDLCWRLQNAGFQIGYVPQSCVFHVGGGTLAYQNPRKTYLNFRNNLLMLIKNLPAKNLFFKIFFRMVLDGIAGIHFGFQFKFQHVFQIIKAHFYLYQNFRKILEKRKTTQKIAPARKLETIYPKSIVWAFFVKGKKTFSKLNF; encoded by the coding sequence ATGCAAAAAAAAATTGCTGTCGTGATTCTAAATTTCAATGGTGAGAAGTGGTTAGAAAAATTCCTTCCTTCCGTCTGCCTGCATAGCCCCCAAGCCGAAGTAGTTGTCGCAGATAATGCTTCTACTGATGCTTCTTTGGATTTTGTCAGGAAAAACTTTCAAAAAGTCGTGCTTATTGCATTGGAAAAAAATTATGGCTTTGCAGAAGGATACAACCAAGCCCTCGAAAAGATAAAAGGCAATTTTGAATATTATTTGCTTCTTAATTCAGACGTAGAAGTGTCGCCCAACTGGTTAGTTCCCATACTTGAAAAATTAGACCAAAACAAAAATTATGCCGCCTTACAACCCAAAATTTTAGCCTATCATCAGCCCGATACCTTCGAGCATGCGGGGGCGGCAGGTGGTTTTATCGATACTTGGGGGTTTCCCTTTTGTAGGGGTAGGATTTTCGAAACGGTAGAAAAAGACCAGCAGCAGTACGACGACACGCGCCCACTTTTTTGGGCAAGTGGGGCAGCTATGGCAATCCGCAGCGAGCTTTTTCATCGATTGGGCGGCTTTGACGGCGATTTTTTCGCGCACATGGAAGAGATAGACCTCTGTTGGCGGCTACAAAATGCAGGGTTTCAGATAGGGTACGTGCCACAAAGTTGTGTTTTTCATGTAGGAGGCGGCACTTTGGCGTATCAAAATCCGCGCAAGACCTACCTCAATTTTCGCAATAATTTATTGATGCTCATCAAAAATCTGCCTGCCAAAAACTTATTCTTTAAAATCTTTTTCCGAATGGTTTTAGATGGAATTGCAGGTATTCATTTTGGCTTTCAGTTCAAATTCCAACATGTTTTTCAAATCATAAAAGCCCATTTTTATTTGTATCAAAATTTTAGAAAAATTTTAGAAAAAAGAAAGACTACCCAAAAAATTGCACCTGCACGAAAACTCGAAACGATTTATCCCAAAAGTATCGTATGGGCTTTTTTTGTAAAGGGTAAGAAAACGTTTTCTAAGCTAAATTTTTAG
- a CDS encoding TonB-dependent receptor, with product MKNITLYYFLFIFSFFCTTFSAYAQNYSIFGKAQSDTGEAISFAAVGLMQTADSSLVKAVAADENGDFRLIGIAKGRYFIVLTSVGYAPFRSTDFLLENQDLRLETFVLKGENILQEVEVKASKPLVEVLADKTVFNINGTIAAAGTSGLEVLRKAPGVMLDNNSNLIVEGKTGVQVYIDGKPSPLQGDALTNYLNTLQAADIEAIEIITQPSSKYDAAGSAGILNIKLKKDKNLGTNGTVGLGYSVWDNQRGNASLSINNRTRKRNSYLNYSNRVGETGHFTNLYRLQSNFIFDAQSTAIDRENSHNLRLGTDVFASKRSTFGVLLNANFSDRGFDNQAETPILVQNTKEILQILKADNTDDRRFSNLLGNLNYRYEDTTGRSFNVDFDLGRYDSDRTNYQPNFYYDATGTTLISQSIFEMITPTRIDLLSFKADYEQNFLKGKLGVGIKTSSVKTDNTFDFYDVNEQGTKVLNQDKSNRFFYDEQIHAAYLNYNRRWKKVNLQMGLRVENTVSDGKLNSNQTQNNARVRRNYTNLFPSGGLTYQANPHNSFALTYSRRIERPNYQHLNPFEMQLDELTLRKGNAFLQPQYTDNFKISHTYKYALTTAISYSFVNDFFAQVTQALDERRGFIQTQNIATQQTWSLNISYPFEVVKGWEAFLNVNAYHAAYKGKTEAFVAIEQTTLNVYGQNTFSLPKNFKIEVSGWYNSPSIWGGTYRTKSLGSLDLAVQKSFLENKLSARLALSDVFFTSPWRGDTEFDNVIIRGNGGWESRQLRFNLTYNFGNAQVKSAARRKIGAEDETNRIEK from the coding sequence ATGAAAAATATTACACTTTATTACTTTCTGTTTATTTTTTCTTTTTTTTGTACCACTTTTTCGGCTTATGCCCAAAATTATTCTATCTTTGGGAAAGCCCAATCCGATACGGGCGAGGCTATTTCTTTTGCTGCCGTCGGACTGATGCAAACGGCAGACTCTTCTTTGGTCAAGGCGGTGGCGGCAGATGAGAATGGCGACTTCCGTCTGATAGGGATTGCCAAGGGGCGTTATTTTATTGTGCTGACAAGTGTGGGGTACGCGCCTTTTCGTTCTACCGATTTTTTGCTTGAAAATCAAGACCTTAGGCTTGAAACCTTTGTGCTGAAAGGTGAAAATATCTTGCAAGAAGTTGAAGTCAAGGCGAGCAAACCTTTGGTAGAAGTGTTGGCTGATAAGACCGTTTTTAATATCAATGGCACGATAGCAGCGGCAGGCACTTCGGGATTGGAAGTGTTGCGGAAAGCCCCCGGTGTGATGTTGGATAACAATAGTAATTTAATTGTAGAAGGAAAAACGGGCGTGCAGGTCTATATCGACGGCAAACCTTCGCCCTTGCAAGGAGATGCCCTGACCAACTACCTCAACACGTTGCAGGCTGCCGACATAGAAGCGATTGAAATTATTACACAGCCTTCTTCGAAATATGATGCGGCAGGCAGCGCAGGTATTCTCAATATCAAACTGAAAAAAGATAAAAATTTAGGTACAAATGGTACAGTAGGTTTGGGATATTCGGTTTGGGATAATCAGCGTGGCAATGCGTCCTTGTCGATAAACAATCGCACCAGAAAGCGAAATAGTTATCTAAATTATAGCAACCGCGTAGGCGAAACGGGGCATTTTACCAACTTATATCGCCTACAAAGTAATTTTATTTTTGATGCACAATCTACTGCCATAGACAGAGAAAATAGCCACAACTTGCGCTTAGGTACAGATGTTTTTGCCAGCAAAAGAAGCACTTTTGGAGTCCTTCTAAACGCCAATTTTAGCGATAGAGGCTTTGATAATCAGGCAGAAACGCCGATTTTGGTGCAAAATACGAAAGAAATTTTGCAGATTTTGAAAGCCGATAACACCGACGATAGACGCTTTTCAAACCTTTTAGGCAATCTCAACTATCGATACGAAGACACAACGGGGCGCAGTTTCAACGTAGATTTTGACTTGGGGCGTTATGATTCGGATAGAACCAACTATCAGCCTAATTTTTACTATGATGCCACAGGTACTACTTTGATAAGTCAATCTATTTTTGAAATGATTACACCCACACGCATAGACCTGCTAAGTTTCAAAGCAGACTATGAACAAAATTTTCTCAAAGGGAAATTGGGCGTAGGTATCAAAACTTCAAGCGTAAAAACGGACAACACCTTCGATTTTTATGACGTAAATGAACAAGGGACAAAGGTTTTGAATCAGGACAAAAGCAACCGTTTTTTCTATGATGAGCAAATTCATGCCGCTTATCTAAATTACAATCGCAGGTGGAAAAAAGTCAATCTGCAAATGGGATTGCGCGTGGAAAACACAGTTTCTGACGGCAAACTCAATAGCAACCAGACTCAAAATAATGCGCGTGTGCGTAGAAATTATACGAATCTTTTTCCCAGCGGCGGTCTTACCTACCAAGCGAACCCTCATAACAGTTTCGCCCTCACTTACAGCCGAAGGATAGAACGCCCTAATTATCAGCACCTTAATCCTTTTGAGATGCAATTAGACGAACTCACCTTGCGCAAGGGAAATGCCTTTTTGCAGCCACAATACACCGACAATTTTAAAATTTCACACACTTATAAATATGCACTTACTACTGCTATTAGTTATAGCTTTGTAAATGATTTCTTTGCACAAGTTACACAAGCCTTAGATGAGCGCAGAGGATTTATTCAGACCCAAAACATTGCGACTCAACAGACGTGGAGTTTGAATATTAGTTATCCTTTTGAAGTAGTAAAAGGGTGGGAAGCCTTCCTCAACGTCAATGCCTACCATGCCGCCTACAAAGGCAAAACAGAGGCTTTCGTTGCCATCGAGCAAACGACTTTGAATGTGTATGGTCAGAATACGTTTTCTTTACCCAAAAATTTCAAAATTGAAGTATCTGGTTGGTATAATTCGCCTTCTATTTGGGGTGGCACTTATCGCACTAAAAGTTTAGGCTCTTTGGATTTGGCGGTGCAAAAGAGTTTTTTGGAAAACAAGCTCTCGGCGCGTTTGGCTCTTAGTGATGTTTTCTTTACCTCCCCTTGGCGTGGCGATACTGAATTTGACAACGTTATCATCAGGGGAAATGGCGGTTGGGAAAGCCGTCAGTTGCGTTTCAACCTCACCTATAATTTTGGCAATGCGCAGGTAAAGTCGGCTGCCCGACGTAAAATTGGAGCAGAAGATGAAACCAATCGCATAGAAAAATAG
- a CDS encoding PP2C family protein-serine/threonine phosphatase: MKLLQTSVFSRTIWLFLGLLGVLFIGLTTAALQAQNLYKGQVVDEQNAPLKGVKVDFKKGGLVATSDGAGNFTFNIAATNQPTSSDFSAQKEGYTFFNALLTDKRIRITMRNADKKLKGQLFSDKNVPFASATVVLKGANDGSPITTDAMGNFSIALPAGFVFDANREFIINGKKANKRYFKYNSSKEFVELYSQPIEVLEANRNQNKTDDKKIAFAEENNISSDLDVIMNELEAEKQALAERGAKIKVEMERIAQELNTKPNLRPTLKDSLMLRLEKLSSALIQNETAFEQVQAETRSLLSTIGALLNEKDSLKSTFDKQYHDLEEEKKRAEAESRQRIYILLGVTGAVVLIAVIIAVFLQLNRKQKNQLRRINEELTQTQSELEAQKQELESQNKKITDSMRYAQTIQHTILPNRGELLRNFEEVMEIFLPKDIVSGDFYWYAEVEKADFTKSHVLAVVDCTGHGVPGAFMSMIGNTLLNEIVNQKKILNPAEILENLHLGVKKSLRQGGEKTNDDGMDICLCVIERGYDAREVRVLFTGAKRPLYYLKKDEPSLQILRGDNKSIGGRDKDKPFTVQELSLQSGDLLYLSTDGLCDQNGLDENQKAGKFGSQRFTKILTENYAQNMTMQEILLMSAFNEFKGDKEQRDDITLLGVRL; this comes from the coding sequence ATGAAACTGCTACAAACAAGTGTTTTTTCGCGTACCATTTGGCTCTTTTTGGGGCTTTTGGGCGTACTCTTTATCGGACTCACGACGGCTGCTTTGCAGGCACAAAACCTCTACAAAGGGCAAGTAGTAGATGAGCAAAACGCGCCTCTCAAAGGTGTGAAGGTTGATTTTAAAAAAGGCGGCTTAGTAGCTACTTCCGATGGCGCGGGAAATTTCACCTTCAATATTGCCGCTACCAATCAGCCTACCAGCAGCGATTTTTCCGCACAAAAGGAAGGCTATACTTTCTTCAATGCCTTGCTCACCGACAAGCGTATCCGTATTACGATGCGCAATGCCGACAAAAAACTCAAAGGACAACTCTTTTCGGATAAAAACGTACCCTTTGCCAGCGCGACGGTAGTTCTGAAAGGTGCAAATGATGGTAGCCCCATCACAACCGACGCAATGGGCAATTTTTCTATCGCCTTGCCCGCAGGTTTTGTCTTTGATGCCAATCGCGAATTTATCATAAACGGAAAAAAAGCAAATAAACGCTACTTTAAGTACAATAGCAGTAAAGAATTTGTAGAATTATACTCACAACCTATAGAAGTTTTGGAAGCCAATCGCAACCAAAACAAAACAGACGATAAAAAAATCGCCTTTGCCGAAGAAAACAACATCAGCAGCGATTTAGACGTGATTATGAACGAGCTGGAGGCTGAAAAACAAGCCCTTGCCGAGCGCGGCGCAAAGATAAAAGTAGAGATGGAGCGCATTGCACAAGAATTGAACACAAAACCCAACCTGCGCCCCACCCTCAAAGATAGCTTGATGCTACGTTTGGAAAAGCTAAGTAGTGCCTTGATTCAGAACGAAACCGCCTTCGAGCAAGTTCAAGCCGAAACGCGCTCTTTGCTTTCTACCATAGGCGCACTTCTCAATGAAAAGGACTCCCTCAAAAGCACTTTCGATAAACAGTATCACGACTTAGAAGAAGAAAAGAAACGCGCCGAAGCCGAATCGCGCCAACGGATTTATATCCTTTTAGGCGTTACGGGTGCAGTGGTGCTAATTGCCGTTATTATTGCCGTTTTCTTACAGCTCAATAGAAAGCAAAAAAATCAGCTCCGCCGCATCAACGAAGAACTAACCCAAACCCAAAGCGAACTCGAAGCCCAAAAGCAGGAATTGGAAAGTCAGAACAAGAAAATCACCGACAGCATGCGCTATGCCCAAACGATACAGCATACTATCCTACCCAATAGAGGCGAGCTATTGCGCAATTTCGAGGAGGTGATGGAAATTTTCCTACCCAAAGACATCGTTTCGGGCGATTTCTATTGGTATGCCGAAGTAGAAAAAGCCGACTTTACAAAAAGCCACGTCTTAGCCGTTGTGGATTGCACTGGACACGGTGTGCCGGGTGCTTTTATGTCTATGATAGGAAATACGCTACTCAATGAAATTGTCAATCAGAAAAAAATCCTAAACCCTGCTGAAATTTTAGAAAACCTCCATCTGGGCGTAAAAAAATCCCTCCGACAAGGCGGCGAAAAGACCAACGACGACGGCATGGACATCTGCCTCTGTGTCATCGAGCGCGGCTATGACGCACGAGAGGTGCGCGTACTTTTTACAGGGGCAAAACGACCGCTCTACTACCTTAAAAAAGATGAGCCTTCACTCCAAATCCTGCGCGGCGACAACAAATCAATCGGCGGACGCGACAAAGATAAGCCCTTCACTGTCCAAGAGTTAAGCCTGCAAAGTGGCGATTTGCTCTACCTTTCCACCGACGGACTTTGCGACCAAAACGGACTCGATGAAAACCAAAAAGCAGGCAAATTTGGCTCACAGCGTTTCACCAAAATCCTGACCGAAAACTATGCGCAGAATATGACCATGCAAGAAATTTTGTTGATGTCTGCCTTCAACGAATTTAAGGGGGACAAAGAGCAGCGCGACGACATTACACTTTTAGGCGTGAGGCTTTAA